A stretch of the Porifericola rhodea genome encodes the following:
- a CDS encoding DUF6913 domain-containing protein has product MFLTRKIIKFQLPSLLKKSKVKHGTVNYDKAERVGILVTFHDHEKQHTVDEFIDHLVADKKEVQVLCYDKRRARNKIFGYLQFTDKHISLFGKFKAEHVIDFINSDFDYLFHLDLESNEILDKVLALSQAKCRIGSDMEAHRSFYELMIKSDTVTQLSKLMLHYAKVVNVNEEQV; this is encoded by the coding sequence ATGTTTCTTACTAGAAAAATCATAAAATTTCAATTGCCTTCTTTGCTAAAAAAGAGCAAAGTAAAACACGGTACTGTCAATTATGACAAAGCGGAACGTGTAGGCATACTAGTTACTTTTCATGATCATGAGAAGCAGCACACGGTAGATGAGTTTATAGACCACCTGGTAGCTGATAAAAAAGAGGTACAGGTGCTCTGCTACGATAAGCGTAGAGCACGCAACAAAATATTTGGCTATTTACAGTTTACCGACAAACACATATCGCTCTTCGGAAAATTTAAAGCCGAACATGTGATAGACTTTATCAATAGTGATTTTGATTACCTCTTCCATTTAGATCTGGAATCTAACGAGATACTGGATAAAGTATTAGCTCTGAGTCAGGCTAAGTGTAGAATAGGTAGTGACATGGAAGCTCACCGTTCATTTTACGAGCTTATGATCAAATCCGATACAGTTACCCAACTTAGTAAGTTAATGCTTCACTATGCCAAAGTGGTAAATGTGAACGAAGAGCAGGTGTAA
- a CDS encoding histone H1, which yields MKRFDQLRDLVMSLEGDFEKFYDKENQAAGTRVRKGMQELKNLAQEIRVEVQDIKNKA from the coding sequence ATGAAAAGATTTGATCAACTTAGAGATTTAGTAATGTCCCTTGAAGGTGACTTCGAAAAATTTTATGACAAAGAAAATCAGGCTGCTGGTACTCGCGTAAGAAAGGGTATGCAGGAACTGAAAAACTTAGCTCAGGAAATTAGAGTAGAAGTTCAGGATATCAAGAACAAAGCTTAA
- a CDS encoding aminotransferase class I/II-fold pyridoxal phosphate-dependent enzyme: protein MDLFKKFTVDMGPLGRHAGVEEGYFMFPKLEGDIAPRMKFRGREVLTWSLNSYLGLANHPDIRKADQEAAEKWGLAYPMGARIMSGNTVKHDELEQKLASFVQKESAMLLNYGYQGILSIIDALVDRKDIIVYDAESHACIIDGVRLHMGKRFVFPNNDIENLEKQLSRATKLAKETGGGILVITEGVFGMSGNMGNLKDIIALKEKYEFRLLVDDAHGFGTMGPNGAGAGEEQGVQDGIDLYFSTFAKAMASIGAFVAGDEQVIRYLRYNTRSQIFAKSLPMVLVEGGLKRLEMLQTMPELREKLWTVVNALQNGLRERGFNIGSTLTPVTPVILSGGVGEAAALAYDLRENFSIFCSVVIYPVVPKDVIMLRLIPTAAHSLDDVEETIKAFEAVKHKLESGVYKSGELAAAFQ, encoded by the coding sequence GTGGATTTATTCAAGAAATTTACGGTTGACATGGGGCCTTTAGGCAGACATGCAGGGGTAGAAGAAGGTTATTTTATGTTTCCCAAATTAGAGGGAGATATAGCGCCCCGCATGAAGTTCAGAGGTCGCGAAGTCTTGACCTGGAGTCTTAACAGCTATTTAGGACTAGCCAACCATCCCGATATCAGAAAAGCAGACCAGGAAGCCGCTGAAAAGTGGGGGCTGGCTTACCCGATGGGTGCCAGGATAATGTCTGGAAATACAGTAAAACATGACGAGCTTGAGCAAAAATTAGCCTCTTTTGTACAAAAAGAGAGTGCTATGCTCCTTAACTATGGTTATCAGGGCATCCTGTCTATCATAGACGCACTCGTAGATAGAAAAGATATCATTGTATATGATGCCGAGTCTCATGCCTGTATTATTGATGGGGTAAGACTACACATGGGTAAGCGTTTTGTTTTCCCTAATAATGATATTGAAAACCTGGAGAAACAGCTTTCTCGTGCTACTAAGCTGGCTAAAGAGACTGGCGGCGGTATACTTGTTATTACTGAAGGCGTATTTGGTATGTCTGGTAATATGGGTAATCTTAAAGATATTATTGCTCTTAAAGAAAAATATGAGTTTCGCCTATTGGTAGACGACGCACATGGTTTTGGTACTATGGGCCCTAACGGTGCCGGCGCCGGTGAAGAACAGGGGGTACAAGATGGTATAGATCTGTATTTCTCTACTTTTGCCAAGGCTATGGCAAGTATAGGTGCTTTTGTTGCCGGTGACGAGCAGGTGATTCGCTACTTACGATATAATACACGTTCACAGATTTTTGCCAAGTCATTACCTATGGTATTGGTAGAAGGAGGGCTTAAGCGTTTAGAAATGCTCCAAACCATGCCTGAGCTACGTGAGAAACTGTGGACTGTAGTAAATGCGCTGCAAAATGGTTTGCGTGAGCGTGGGTTTAATATTGGTTCTACCCTTACACCAGTTACACCTGTTATTTTAAGTGGTGGTGTAGGAGAAGCAGCTGCTTTGGCTTATGATCTAAGAGAGAACTTCTCTATCTTCTGCTCAGTAGTTATCTACCCTGTAGTGCCTAAAGATGTGATTATGCTTCGTCTTATTCCTACGGCTGCCCACTCACTGGATGATGTGGAAGAAACAATAAAAGCCTTTGAAGCAGTTAAACATAAACTGGAATCTGGCGTTTACAAATCAGGTGAGCTTGCGGCAGCTTTCCAATAA
- the accC gene encoding acetyl-CoA carboxylase biotin carboxylase subunit — translation MSQITKLLIANRGEIALRIMRSAREEGIPTVAVFSEADQQAPHVLYADEAVCIGPAPSSQSYLNIDHIIDAAKKTKANAIHPGYGFLSENAAFAQRVADEGIVFIGPSPQAIETMGSKLAAKAAVKKYGVPLVPGTDEAVSDITKAKAAAAEIGYPVLIKASAGGGGKGMRIVEQENDFEEQMERAVSEAKSAFGDGSVFIEKFIVGPKHIEIQILGDEQGNIVHLFERECSIQRRYQKVIEEAPSPVLTEEIRQAMGQAAIGVAQACNYVGAGTVEFVMGQDMQFYFLEMNTRLQVEHPVTEMISGVDLVKQQFRIAEGKAISFTQQDLNINGHAIEVRVYAEDPANNFLPDTGTLQTYRRPQGPGIRVDDGFEEGMQIPVYYDPMIAKLIVHAEDRPTAIKRMLRAIHEYHITGVATTLDFCSFVLQHEAFTSGRFDTKFVDQFFKPEDFAHQTVSEDTEQIAALVAAHLFQQKQIKPSLQEESSTSSTRKWKQRRFS, via the coding sequence ATGTCACAAATAACCAAACTACTTATAGCCAACCGTGGCGAAATTGCCCTACGTATCATGCGCAGCGCTCGCGAAGAAGGAATTCCTACTGTAGCTGTATTTAGCGAAGCAGACCAACAGGCTCCTCACGTATTGTATGCAGATGAAGCCGTATGTATAGGCCCTGCCCCCTCTTCTCAGTCTTATTTGAATATAGATCATATTATTGATGCGGCGAAAAAGACAAAGGCCAATGCAATCCACCCCGGTTATGGTTTTTTGTCGGAAAACGCTGCTTTTGCCCAACGTGTAGCCGATGAAGGTATAGTATTTATCGGCCCCTCTCCCCAGGCTATTGAAACTATGGGTAGTAAGCTTGCCGCTAAAGCTGCTGTAAAAAAGTATGGCGTTCCTCTGGTGCCAGGCACTGATGAAGCTGTATCAGATATCACAAAAGCTAAGGCAGCAGCAGCAGAAATTGGCTATCCCGTACTAATTAAAGCAAGTGCCGGTGGCGGTGGTAAGGGTATGCGAATAGTAGAACAGGAAAATGATTTTGAAGAACAAATGGAGAGGGCTGTCAGCGAAGCCAAATCTGCCTTTGGGGATGGCTCTGTATTTATAGAAAAATTTATTGTAGGTCCCAAGCACATAGAAATTCAGATTTTGGGAGATGAGCAAGGTAATATTGTTCATTTGTTTGAGAGAGAATGCTCTATTCAGCGCCGTTACCAGAAAGTAATAGAAGAAGCCCCTTCACCAGTACTTACCGAAGAAATAAGGCAGGCTATGGGACAGGCAGCTATTGGTGTGGCTCAAGCTTGTAATTATGTAGGCGCAGGTACTGTAGAGTTCGTAATGGGGCAAGATATGCAGTTTTACTTTTTGGAGATGAACACGCGCCTGCAGGTAGAACATCCTGTTACTGAGATGATTAGCGGTGTAGACCTGGTTAAACAGCAATTCCGTATAGCTGAGGGTAAAGCTATTTCTTTTACACAGCAAGACCTTAATATTAACGGGCATGCAATAGAAGTACGAGTATACGCAGAAGATCCAGCCAATAATTTTTTACCTGATACTGGTACACTTCAAACTTACCGCAGGCCGCAGGGGCCGGGCATTCGTGTAGACGATGGTTTTGAAGAAGGAATGCAGATTCCTGTGTATTATGACCCTATGATAGCCAAGCTCATTGTACATGCCGAAGATAGACCTACTGCAATAAAGCGGATGCTTAGGGCAATTCACGAATATCATATTACCGGCGTAGCAACTACACTGGACTTTTGCAGCTTTGTTTTGCAACATGAAGCTTTTACCTCGGGTAGGTTTGATACCAAATTTGTAGATCAGTTCTTTAAGCCAGAAGATTTTGCTCACCAAACAGTAAGTGAGGATACCGAACAGATTGCTGCTCTGGTTGCTGCTCACCTTTTTCAGCAAAAACAAATCAAACCAAGCCTGCAGGAAGAAAGCAGTACCAGTAGTACGCGCAAGTGGAAACAACGAAGGTTTTCCTAA
- a CDS encoding DUF1015 domain-containing protein, protein MAKIRPLKAWRYHKEMSADIGALLSPPFDVVSPKQREALYQNPYNSIHLSVPAGQQPHQQAAFTLARWKEEGTIQQDPQAGIYVYYQYFRLPGDANEYCRKGFICMIEASFWEEKIVLRHENTIPGSVNDRIQLLEATQLNASPTHGLYTDPEHHLESIMDECMRNPLYQAEDFQGVRDVFGVIEEEEQIQKFVQLLAGKQIILADGHHRYESSLVYRRKMMQENTNHQGDEAYNYHLMYLTNTEAEDLRVLPTHRLVSGIHNFGEGKLLEASAPYFDIYAQENPCDIPEIIAGKAYTFGLLLKEQCYKLKLKEQWQGKIEWSVHQYLKQLDIVALHYFLLEKVLGIPKDEQRSAREIEYERSFANCLYQVSTTEKAQIALITNGVNIEQIKQICYAGHLLPQKSTYFYPKAICGFLFASIDQDEF, encoded by the coding sequence ATGGCAAAAATTCGTCCATTAAAAGCTTGGAGATACCACAAAGAGATGAGTGCGGACATAGGCGCACTTTTGTCTCCTCCCTTTGATGTGGTTTCTCCCAAACAAAGAGAAGCACTTTACCAGAATCCTTACAATAGTATACATCTTTCTGTTCCTGCGGGTCAGCAGCCACACCAGCAGGCAGCCTTTACATTGGCTCGCTGGAAAGAAGAAGGTACCATTCAGCAGGATCCGCAAGCAGGTATATATGTTTATTATCAATACTTCAGACTCCCTGGTGATGCTAACGAGTATTGCCGAAAAGGCTTCATCTGTATGATAGAAGCGTCTTTTTGGGAAGAAAAGATTGTGCTCAGGCACGAAAACACCATACCTGGATCGGTAAATGATCGCATTCAACTGTTAGAAGCAACTCAGCTTAATGCTAGTCCAACCCATGGGCTCTACACTGATCCGGAACATCATCTGGAGTCTATAATGGATGAGTGCATGCGTAACCCCTTGTATCAGGCTGAAGACTTTCAGGGAGTACGAGATGTTTTTGGTGTAATTGAGGAGGAGGAGCAAATACAAAAGTTTGTGCAATTGCTGGCAGGTAAACAGATAATTTTGGCTGATGGGCATCATAGGTATGAAAGCTCTTTGGTTTACCGTCGTAAAATGATGCAGGAAAATACAAATCATCAGGGAGACGAAGCCTATAACTATCATCTAATGTACCTTACCAATACTGAGGCAGAAGACTTAAGAGTGTTGCCTACGCATAGGTTGGTGTCAGGAATCCACAATTTTGGAGAAGGCAAACTATTAGAGGCCAGTGCGCCCTATTTTGATATATACGCTCAGGAAAATCCCTGTGATATACCAGAGATAATCGCAGGCAAGGCATACACATTTGGCCTTTTGTTAAAAGAGCAGTGTTACAAACTAAAGCTAAAAGAGCAGTGGCAGGGAAAGATTGAATGGTCTGTACACCAATATCTTAAACAGCTGGATATTGTTGCTCTGCATTATTTTCTTCTGGAAAAAGTACTGGGAATACCAAAAGATGAGCAACGTAGTGCCCGTGAAATTGAATATGAACGAAGCTTTGCCAACTGCCTCTATCAGGTAAGTACTACTGAAAAGGCACAGATAGCACTTATTACGAATGGAGTGAACATTGAGCAAATTAAACAAATTTGCTATGCCGGACATTTGTTACCTCAAAAGTCTACGTACTTTTATCCGAAAGCAATTTGTGGTTTTTTGTTTGCCTCTATAGATCAAGATGAATTTTAA
- a CDS encoding Maf family nucleotide pyrophosphatase gives MNFKLILASNSPRRKQLLQEMGLGFSVHTIEVDELYPETLPATQVAEFLARKKGKAYQLQMQPDELIITADTTVIIGREVLNKPVDRAEALDMLNKLSGTTHEVVTGVCLTLADQQHSFSDTTRVSFKTLSQEEITHYVNQYRPYDKAGAYAIQEWIGMVGIERIEGSYFNVVGLPVGKLYDHLKGIVDFMPKN, from the coding sequence ATGAATTTTAAACTAATTTTAGCGTCCAACTCACCACGAAGAAAACAACTACTCCAGGAGATGGGTCTGGGCTTTAGCGTACATACCATAGAAGTTGATGAACTATACCCTGAGACCTTACCTGCCACTCAGGTAGCTGAGTTTCTTGCCCGAAAAAAAGGAAAAGCTTACCAGCTACAAATGCAGCCTGATGAACTGATCATTACTGCTGACACTACCGTAATTATTGGAAGAGAAGTTTTAAACAAACCGGTAGATAGAGCAGAAGCTCTTGACATGCTGAACAAGCTATCTGGCACTACGCACGAAGTAGTGACAGGAGTATGCCTCACTCTGGCCGACCAGCAACATAGCTTTAGTGATACCACCAGAGTAAGTTTTAAAACTTTGTCGCAAGAGGAAATTACGCACTACGTCAACCAGTACCGTCCGTATGATAAGGCCGGTGCCTATGCTATACAAGAATGGATTGGTATGGTTGGCATAGAACGTATAGAGGGTTCTTATTTTAATGTAGTAGGCTTACCCGTAGGTAAGCTTTATGACCACCTTAAAGGTATTGTAGATTTTATGCCTAAAAACTAA
- a CDS encoding RNA polymerase sigma factor, protein MKDDSILIRRVLKGDPQAFRELVKAHERLVYHMVSRLIDREEEREDLCQEIFLKVYRNLSRFKHESQLSTWIGSIAYKTTINHLRKHKKYQETGLETVSAQWESLEISAEQFVDRNYVHKYVHQLIEQLPQQYKVVLTLYHLQEMSYTEIGEISGMPEGTVKNYLFRARKLLKEKLETVFRKEELL, encoded by the coding sequence ATGAAAGACGATAGTATACTTATCAGGCGTGTGCTGAAAGGAGACCCACAGGCTTTTCGTGAGTTAGTAAAAGCTCATGAAAGACTCGTTTACCATATGGTAAGCCGTCTGATAGATAGGGAGGAGGAGAGAGAGGATTTGTGTCAGGAAATTTTTTTGAAGGTATATCGTAATTTATCTCGGTTCAAACATGAATCACAACTTTCTACCTGGATAGGAAGTATAGCATACAAAACGACAATCAACCACCTTAGAAAGCACAAAAAGTACCAGGAAACAGGTTTAGAAACGGTCTCTGCTCAATGGGAAAGCCTGGAAATAAGTGCCGAACAATTTGTAGATCGCAATTACGTACACAAGTATGTTCATCAACTAATTGAACAACTGCCTCAGCAATATAAGGTGGTGCTTACGCTTTATCATTTGCAGGAAATGTCTTATACAGAAATAGGCGAGATTAGTGGCATGCCAGAAGGTACTGTTAAAAACTATTTATTTAGAGCAAGAAAATTATTAAAAGAAAAACTGGAAACTGTTTTTAGAAAGGAGGAACTCTTATGA
- a CDS encoding DUF6249 domain-containing protein: MHFIEAPLIVGIIFFGIVNIIKAFSNHFLRRKMIDNNQLDDNTLKALKLEHNPYEGLKWGMITLFGGIGLILIEYIPTDYNSPLPFGLEAVMISLGFLSYYFVRNRQSSTKI; encoded by the coding sequence ATGCACTTTATAGAAGCCCCTTTAATTGTTGGTATCATATTTTTTGGTATTGTAAACATTATCAAAGCATTTAGTAATCATTTCCTCAGAAGAAAAATGATAGATAATAACCAACTGGATGACAACACCCTGAAAGCTTTAAAACTTGAGCACAACCCTTACGAAGGCCTTAAGTGGGGTATGATCACTCTCTTTGGTGGCATAGGATTAATTTTAATAGAATATATACCCACGGACTATAATTCTCCTTTGCCTTTTGGGTTAGAAGCAGTAATGATATCACTCGGTTTTCTGTCTTACTACTTTGTCAGAAACAGACAGTCTTCTACCAAAATATAA
- a CDS encoding response regulator yields MTRVLVIDDDEINNFTVDAILSRTDFIHEYEIKDGGWSALEYLQQTEDSGTYPTLIFVDINMPEMDGYEFLERYEHKFWSKHKDTRVYMLSSSISEADKEKALSYDCIYEYITKPLSRTKLSKIVSEE; encoded by the coding sequence ATGACACGAGTGCTGGTTATAGACGATGATGAAATAAACAATTTTACAGTAGATGCAATTCTGAGCCGGACAGATTTTATTCATGAGTATGAAATTAAAGATGGGGGCTGGAGCGCATTAGAATATTTACAGCAAACAGAAGATTCAGGTACTTATCCTACACTCATCTTTGTGGATATTAACATGCCGGAGATGGATGGTTATGAGTTTCTGGAGAGGTACGAACATAAATTCTGGAGTAAACATAAAGATACAAGAGTATACATGCTTAGCAGCTCTATCAGCGAGGCGGATAAAGAAAAAGCGTTAAGTTACGACTGTATCTATGAATATATTACAAAGCCATTGAGCCGTACCAAGCTCTCAAAAATAGTGTCGGAAGAATAA
- a CDS encoding SMP-30/gluconolactonase/LRE family protein gives MRNTTIWSLCLFIMLNLACAPQPNDTMEAELLFEGKALLGEGPIWNHETQQLYWVDIEKRQLHIYNPATEEDTYFETGERVGTVVPIESGGALVALENGIHAMDLQGGKLTLIANPLEEGIRFNDGKCDPLGRFWVGSMHLSAEKEAAALYMMDENQEVQQMLDNITISNGIIWSLDSKTMYYIDTPTRQVKAYDYDVASGNISSPRVVINIPQERGAPDGMTIDEEGMLWIGHWGGGIVGRYDPKSGEMIQKIEVPALNVTACAFGGEKLDKLYITTASIGMNDEQKQEYPLAGGLFIAEPGVRGVPADFYKGLKNN, from the coding sequence ATGAGAAATACTACCATTTGGAGCCTATGCCTGTTCATTATGCTAAACCTGGCGTGTGCTCCCCAACCTAATGACACTATGGAAGCAGAATTACTATTTGAGGGTAAAGCACTGCTAGGCGAAGGCCCCATCTGGAATCATGAAACTCAACAACTTTATTGGGTAGATATAGAAAAGCGGCAGCTGCACATCTATAATCCAGCTACTGAGGAAGATACTTATTTTGAAACCGGTGAACGTGTGGGTACAGTAGTGCCTATAGAAAGTGGTGGGGCCCTGGTAGCATTGGAAAACGGTATTCATGCGATGGATCTTCAGGGTGGAAAACTAACTCTTATTGCTAATCCATTAGAGGAAGGTATCCGCTTTAACGATGGTAAATGTGACCCACTAGGTAGATTCTGGGTTGGCTCTATGCACCTGAGTGCCGAAAAAGAAGCAGCGGCTCTGTATATGATGGACGAAAACCAGGAAGTACAGCAGATGCTGGATAATATTACTATCTCTAATGGCATTATCTGGTCATTAGATAGCAAAACTATGTATTACATAGATACACCTACACGTCAGGTAAAAGCCTATGACTATGATGTGGCCAGTGGTAATATTAGTTCGCCCAGGGTAGTCATTAATATACCACAGGAAAGAGGAGCCCCTGATGGCATGACGATAGATGAAGAGGGGATGCTCTGGATTGGCCACTGGGGTGGAGGTATTGTAGGTCGCTACGACCCTAAAAGTGGGGAAATGATACAGAAAATAGAAGTGCCTGCCCTAAACGTTACCGCATGCGCTTTTGGTGGAGAAAAACTGGATAAATTGTATATTACCACCGCCAGTATTGGCATGAACGACGAACAAAAACAAGAATACCCGCTTGCCGGTGGACTGTTTATTGCTGAGCCCGGTGTGCGAGGCGTGCCCGCAGATTTCTACAAAGGGCTGAAAAACAATTAA
- a CDS encoding DinB family protein yields MKKILLIVGVLLQLPVLLAQAQTEIALQNDFADDYYPVWQRACAYLLDVAEAMPADLYEYQPTEDIFTFKEQLMHTAANLYWLNATYIAGEEMEELNLEAEGKDKEDVIELLRTVIAKVDASYQAMASGEENETVRLFNRMETNKKRVLMLMRDHMTHHRGQLVIYLRMNGIEPPAYVGW; encoded by the coding sequence ATGAAAAAAATATTGCTTATCGTAGGCGTGCTGCTACAACTGCCTGTGCTGCTGGCACAGGCACAGACCGAGATTGCCTTACAAAATGATTTTGCTGATGACTACTATCCCGTTTGGCAAAGAGCATGCGCCTATCTGCTAGATGTAGCAGAAGCCATGCCTGCCGACCTTTATGAGTACCAACCTACTGAAGATATCTTTACTTTTAAAGAGCAGCTGATGCATACTGCCGCTAATTTGTATTGGCTAAACGCGACCTACATTGCTGGTGAAGAGATGGAAGAACTGAATCTGGAAGCTGAGGGCAAAGACAAAGAAGATGTGATAGAACTATTGCGTACTGTCATTGCAAAGGTAGACGCCTCTTACCAGGCTATGGCTAGTGGAGAAGAAAACGAAACTGTCAGGCTTTTCAACCGTATGGAGACCAATAAAAAACGTGTACTCATGTTAATGCGAGATCACATGACGCACCATCGCGGACAGTTGGTAATCTATCTGAGAATGAACGGTATTGAGCCTCCTGCCTATGTAGGCTGGTAA
- the pbpC gene encoding penicillin-binding protein 1C, translating into MSKLKLKLVVFALLLLAGIAYYLVLPKPLFSPVYSTVLEARNGELLAAAIAADGQWRFPLNDSVPERFKSAILAFEDEHFESHPGFNPFSLMRAAWQNLEAGRVVSGGSTLSMQLIRLSRNGQPRTVWEKVKEIILATRLELAYSKAEILALYAAHAPFGGNTVGLEAAAWRYYGRQPEQLSWGETATLAVLPNSPALVYPGKNSTLLENKRNRLLDKLYHQGVLDSLSCVLAKREPLPSSPKPLPKLAPHLLTRIRQEGGEGKRITSSIEPYLQKQLIQLVHRHHLQLRGNGIHNAAALILDVESGEAMAYVGNTQPEDAEVHGASVDVITAGRSTGSILKPFLYAAMLHEGSLLPYALLPDIPTYIDGFAPKNFDETYDGAVAADEALARSLNIPAVHMLKDYGIEKFHFLLKRLGMRTLNQAPGHYGLSLILGGAEASLWDLGGMYASLARSMNHYFHYPEPKRYAIADYHAPRYRLHQKEDSEPSRQSEGLLNAGALWYTFEAMAKVRRPSNETGWEYFDSSRKLAWKTGTSFGYRDAWAIGLTPKYVVAIWVGNADGEGRPGLTGLSAAAPILFDVVQLLPEGKWFDYPASDMTSTLISEQSGFKASRSCEDTLRMDVPRSGLRSQACPYHQEVHLDAQGAYRVHSACASVGEMQHQSWFVLPPVQEWYYRRNNPGYKKLPPFRTDCQAVRNHMALQLIYPYENAQIYIPKELDGEKGKSVFDAAHRDPKASIYWHLDGEYIGVTEGEHQMGISPEPGEHVITLVDMQGERLERRFKVLGKRQNAPQVN; encoded by the coding sequence ATGTCAAAACTAAAGCTAAAATTAGTCGTATTTGCGTTGCTATTGCTGGCTGGTATTGCATATTATCTGGTCTTGCCCAAGCCCCTCTTTAGTCCGGTGTATTCTACTGTGTTGGAAGCCCGAAATGGAGAGCTGCTGGCTGCGGCTATAGCTGCTGATGGTCAGTGGCGTTTTCCACTCAACGATAGCGTGCCCGAACGCTTTAAATCTGCTATACTGGCTTTTGAAGATGAGCATTTTGAGTCTCACCCTGGTTTTAACCCTTTTTCCTTAATGAGGGCAGCATGGCAGAATCTGGAAGCCGGGAGAGTGGTGAGCGGAGGAAGCACCTTAAGCATGCAGCTTATTCGTTTGTCTAGGAACGGGCAGCCCCGAACGGTATGGGAAAAGGTCAAAGAAATTATACTGGCTACCCGCCTGGAACTGGCGTATAGCAAAGCGGAAATTTTGGCTCTTTACGCAGCTCATGCTCCTTTTGGAGGAAACACAGTAGGGCTGGAGGCAGCAGCCTGGCGCTACTATGGCCGGCAACCCGAACAACTCTCCTGGGGTGAAACGGCTACGCTGGCAGTGCTGCCTAATAGCCCAGCTTTGGTATATCCCGGAAAAAACTCTACCCTCTTAGAGAACAAGCGTAACCGCTTGCTGGACAAACTCTACCATCAGGGGGTACTAGACTCTTTAAGCTGTGTTTTGGCTAAGCGTGAACCTCTGCCTTCCAGCCCAAAGCCTTTGCCTAAGCTAGCGCCTCATCTACTTACCCGGATACGGCAGGAGGGGGGCGAAGGAAAGCGAATAACTTCCAGCATAGAGCCTTACTTACAAAAACAGCTGATACAGCTAGTACACAGGCATCATTTACAGCTAAGAGGTAATGGTATCCACAATGCGGCGGCTCTTATACTAGATGTAGAAAGTGGAGAAGCTATGGCTTATGTGGGTAATACGCAGCCAGAAGATGCAGAGGTGCATGGTGCTTCTGTAGATGTAATTACGGCAGGGCGGAGTACCGGAAGCATTCTTAAACCATTTTTGTATGCGGCTATGTTGCATGAAGGAAGCCTGCTTCCATATGCACTGCTGCCCGATATACCCACCTATATTGATGGCTTTGCACCCAAAAATTTTGATGAGACCTACGATGGAGCTGTGGCTGCGGATGAAGCCCTGGCAAGGTCTCTCAATATTCCCGCAGTGCATATGCTAAAGGATTATGGTATTGAAAAGTTTCATTTTCTGCTCAAGCGTCTGGGTATGCGTACTCTGAACCAGGCACCAGGACATTATGGCTTATCGCTTATACTGGGTGGAGCAGAAGCTAGCCTATGGGACCTGGGCGGGATGTATGCCAGCCTTGCCCGCAGCATGAATCATTATTTCCACTACCCCGAACCTAAACGCTATGCTATAGCTGATTATCATGCTCCTCGCTACAGGCTTCATCAAAAAGAGGATAGTGAACCCAGCCGACAGTCAGAGGGCTTACTCAATGCGGGAGCTCTATGGTACACATTTGAAGCCATGGCTAAGGTAAGGCGTCCTAGTAACGAGACAGGCTGGGAATATTTTGATTCTTCTCGTAAACTGGCCTGGAAGACGGGCACCTCCTTTGGCTATCGGGATGCCTGGGCTATTGGGTTAACCCCAAAATATGTAGTAGCCATATGGGTAGGGAATGCGGATGGAGAAGGTCGCCCCGGTTTGACCGGACTTTCTGCCGCGGCCCCCATTCTATTTGACGTAGTACAGTTGCTTCCTGAAGGTAAGTGGTTTGACTACCCAGCTAGTGATATGACAAGTACTCTTATTAGTGAACAAAGTGGCTTTAAAGCTTCACGAAGCTGCGAGGATACCCTCCGTATGGATGTGCCGCGGAGTGGTCTAAGATCTCAGGCCTGCCCTTATCATCAGGAAGTACATCTGGATGCTCAGGGAGCATATAGAGTGCATAGTGCCTGTGCCTCTGTAGGCGAGATGCAACACCAAAGTTGGTTTGTACTACCACCTGTGCAGGAGTGGTATTATCGTAGAAATAATCCTGGTTATAAGAAATTACCTCCTTTTCGTACCGATTGCCAAGCTGTTCGTAACCATATGGCTTTGCAGTTGATTTACCCTTACGAAAACGCACAGATTTATATTCCCAAAGAACTGGATGGGGAAAAAGGAAAATCTGTTTTTGATGCTGCCCACCGTGACCCTAAAGCAAGTATTTATTGGCATCTGGATGGTGAGTACATTGGAGTAACAGAAGGAGAGCATCAGATGGGGATTAGTCCTGAGCCCGGCGAGCATGTTATCACTTTGGTAGATATGCAGGGAGAGCGGTTGGAGCGGAGGTTTAAGGTATTAGGTAAGCGGCAAAACGCTCCACAGGTAAATTAA